The Apium graveolens cultivar Ventura chromosome 6, ASM990537v1, whole genome shotgun sequence genome contains a region encoding:
- the LOC141667822 gene encoding agamous-like MADS-box protein AGL15 — MGRAKLEIAKIENTSSRQSTFKKRRVGLMKKAHELSILCDDEIAVIVFSSNGKLFEFASSSMEHTLARFNKSVESKNSTIEHKILGKDVSEVECLKQDIADLQLKNMQLLRKDLTGLGLKEFQELEQQFNEGLLSIKDKKEQLLIEELDLSRKKEQEFIRENATLRRKIERLQSFFPLNAFPESGYLEREFPRNEHEVPRKLSPRRQASSSQDTECQTEAETGELMTTLFLGPPPDNRQRKRKTPEKDTGTPSGTSDSHIE; from the exons ATGGGCAGGGCAAAGCTTGAAATAGCGAAGATTGAAAATACCAGCAGCAGGCAGTCCACTTTCAAGAAGAGAAGGGTTGGTTTAATGAAGAAAGCTCATGAGCTTTCTATTTTATGTGATGATGAGATCGCAGTTATTGTGTTCTCGAGCAATGGGAAGCTTTTTGAGTTTGCTAGTTCAAG TATGGAGCATACACTTGCACGATTCAACAAATCTGTAGAATCGAAAAATTCTACAATCGAGCATAAGATACTG GGTAAGGATGTTTCGGAAGTGGAATGTCTGAAACAGGACATTGCAGATCTCCAACTAAAAAACAT GCAGTTATTGCGGAAGGACCTTACTGGCTTGGGCTTGAAAGAATTTCAAGAGTTGGAACAGCAATTTAATGAAGGATTATTATCTATCAAGGACAAGAAG GAGCAACTACTGATAGAGGAACTGGACCTATCTAGGAAAAAG GAACAGGAGTTCATCAGGGAAAATGCTACCCTGCGCAGAAAG ATTGAGAGGCTTCAAAGTTTTTTCCCCTTAAATGCGTTCCCAGAGTCAGGCTACCTTGAACGTGAATTTCCAAGGAATGAGCATGAAGTTCCAAGGAAATTGTCTCCCAGAAGACAAGCATCATCAAGTCAGGATACGGAGTGTCAAACTGAAGCTGAAACTGGAGAGTTGATGACGACCTTATTCCTCGG CCCCCCTCCTGATAACCGTCAAAGGAAAAGGAAGACTCCGGAAAAAGACACTGGAACTCCTTCTGGTACTTCCGACAGTCATATTGAGTGA